From the genome of Parabacteroides sp. FAFU027:
AGGGTCGTAACGCCATTATCGTAGAATCTCTGCTCGATGGCAAAAAAACGCCGGCCTATTCCCGTGATAAAGTTATTTCTTTAAATGATATTGCCATCTATACCGAAGAAGGTGAAAAACCGCTTCGTGAGGTATTCCAGTTGATTTTTGAAAAAGAGTCAGGAGCTGCAACGGCTGTTGATGCTAAAGCTGATGCTGCCGCATTGAAAAAATACTTCGGAGAAATCCTTCCTTCATTCGATCGTGAACGCGTTTACCCTACGGATATCAAGAAAGTTATCGTTTGGTACAACCTGTTGGTAAGCAAAGGCTACACACAATTCAATGAAGAAGTTGCTGAAGAGGTGGCAGAATAAGACTCAACTTCATTATATAAAACGGGCGTTCAGATTTTTTTCACTGAACGCCCGTTTTCTCATTTACCGGCCACCGAAACGTAAAAATCTTCCCGGTTCAGGTATTTATTCGCTAATAGCAAAAGAGTAGCAGAATCTATGCTTTGGATGACCTTCAATTGATTTTCATAATAATCAAAACCCAATTGGTTGGCTAAAATCGAGATATGTGCATCCGCAATTGAAAACGGGCCATCAAACGAACGAGCAAATTCTCCCAGAAGATAACTTCTCACCCGTTCCATTTCGTCCGGTGAAATCTCCTCTATTTTGAGTCTATCCATTTCTTCAAAAACGGCATCAATAAGAGGTCCCACATTTTCAACGCCCGTTTGGGTTGCAATGGTCATGTAGCCTGCCTTTTGTTGTGTAACCAATGAAGATCCGATGCCGTAAGTATAGCCTTTTTCCTCACGAATGCTGGTCATCAGGCGGCTTCCAAAATACCCTCCCAACACCGTATTGAGAACCCGCAGGCCGTTAAAATCGGGATGCTTACGGTCAATAGACTTTTTTGAGAAACGCACTGCCGATTGTACAGCTTCCGGCTTTTCGGTTTTTCGGAACTTCTCATCGGACGATAAGATCTCAAATGAGCCTTCTTCTTTTTCAGAGATTATCCCCCACTCCTTTTGGCCAAACAACTCACTGACCATAGCCAGATGCTCATCATTCAATTTGCCCGTCAGGAATACGCGGCAATTGGCTGAATGATAATGTTTCTGATGATATTTTTTCAAATCCTCAATGGTCAGCAAATCGAAATCTTCGGCTGCGGCTCTCTTTCCGTATGGATGGGATGCACCGAAAAGCTGCTCTATCGAAGCAAAATTGGCCAGATTTTCCACCTTTTCACAATCCACCAGATATTGTTGTTTCTGGCGTGACATCAACGTCCGGAACTCCTCTTCAGGAAAAGTCGGAGATTTAATAATCAACTCTATAATTGGAAGCAATGATGAAAAATGCTTATTCAGGGCATACAGTGTCAGATAGGAATTATGCTGAGTCACTGAACTCTGCATCCAGGATCCATAATAGTCCAGCAGCTCGGCGATTTTCGAAGAAGTCAGTTCACCGGCTCCTTCCTTGAGCATCATATTGGTCATAACCGCAGCCAGATTCTTTTCCTGGTCCCATTTTCCCGAGGAAAACATCAAGTCGAGGCGAATCACCTCTTGCTCCCCCATATTAACGGTGTAAAGTTCAATCCCATTGGGCAATACCACGATATTGGGTTGCGGAATAGTAAAAGTCTCAATATTTCGAATTTCAGGTTGTATTGTTCTGTCTAACATGTAACTCTTCTTAGCGTTTATTTTGAATGAATTTCTCTGCTTTATCCAGATCTTCCGGAGTATCAATGCCGATTGTTTCGAACTGGGTAACAGCCACATTTATCTTGTATCCATTTTCCAGCCAGCGAAGCTGCTCAAGCGACTCGGCTAACTCCAATGGTGTCTGCTCCAGTTCGGTAATACTTTCAAGGATATCCGTGCGGTAAGCGTACAATCCGATATGTTTATAAAACGTCTGGTGATTAAGCCACTCCGCCTCAGGGTAATTCCGAACATATGGAATAACCGAACGACTGAAGTAAATTGCCTCCATCCTGTCATTCATAATCACTTTAGGAGAATTCGGATTTGATAAAGCCTCCCAACCATCTTCCAACGTAAATGGCTTTACCAGAGTCGCAATCTG
Proteins encoded in this window:
- a CDS encoding DUF5606 domain-containing protein, with the translated sequence MLRTILSISGKPGLFKLASQGRNAIIVESLLDGKKTPAYSRDKVISLNDIAIYTEEGEKPLREVFQLIFEKESGAATAVDAKADAAALKKYFGEILPSFDRERVYPTDIKKVIVWYNLLVSKGYTQFNEEVAEEVAE
- a CDS encoding M16 family metallopeptidase, encoding MLDRTIQPEIRNIETFTIPQPNIVVLPNGIELYTVNMGEQEVIRLDLMFSSGKWDQEKNLAAVMTNMMLKEGAGELTSSKIAELLDYYGSWMQSSVTQHNSYLTLYALNKHFSSLLPIIELIIKSPTFPEEEFRTLMSRQKQQYLVDCEKVENLANFASIEQLFGASHPYGKRAAAEDFDLLTIEDLKKYHQKHYHSANCRVFLTGKLNDEHLAMVSELFGQKEWGIISEKEEGSFEILSSDEKFRKTEKPEAVQSAVRFSKKSIDRKHPDFNGLRVLNTVLGGYFGSRLMTSIREEKGYTYGIGSSLVTQQKAGYMTIATQTGVENVGPLIDAVFEEMDRLKIEEISPDEMERVRSYLLGEFARSFDGPFSIADAHISILANQLGFDYYENQLKVIQSIDSATLLLLANKYLNREDFYVSVAGK
- the kdsB gene encoding 3-deoxy-manno-octulosonate cytidylyltransferase, producing the protein MSGKRFIGVIPARYASTRFPGKPLVKIGGKMMIQRVYEQVMDTLDEVCVATDDRRIIEAVHSFGGNVIMTSERHKSGTDRCHEAMLKCEGDYDVVVNIQGDEPFIQPQQISLLKACFDNKNTQIATLVKPFTLEDGWEALSNPNSPKVIMNDRMEAIYFSRSVIPYVRNYPEAEWLNHQTFYKHIGLYAYRTDILESITELEQTPLELAESLEQLRWLENGYKINVAVTQFETIGIDTPEDLDKAEKFIQNKR